A section of the Petrimonas sulfuriphila genome encodes:
- a CDS encoding helix-turn-helix domain-containing protein, which yields MENSTSILEQRVQQLENSLYQAKKILSFEEACAFLNFSKSYLYKLTSACAIPHYKPSGKMVYFEREELENWLRQNPVKTREQIEMEANAYILKNSKRR from the coding sequence ATGGAAAATTCAACATCAATTTTGGAACAACGCGTCCAACAATTAGAAAACAGCCTGTATCAGGCAAAGAAGATTCTCAGTTTCGAAGAAGCGTGCGCGTTTCTCAACTTTTCGAAAAGCTATCTCTACAAACTCACATCGGCGTGTGCCATTCCGCATTACAAACCAAGCGGGAAGATGGTCTATTTTGAACGGGAAGAACTGGAGAACTGGCTCAGGCAAAATCCGGTAAAAACCCGGGAGCAAATCGAAATGGAAGCCAACGCGTATATTTTGAAGAATAGCAAGAGACGATGA
- a CDS encoding virulence protein translates to MKRDNAQYKDLQSNKQSKNERIETFLRSEFDFRFNTVKSRTEYKGKGSEKPFSVLTKFDINSIRRILDSKGGIYTSPDNIRNILESNFAPKVNPIKEYFQNLPAYSSNDDTLPITELAKCVTVKNTNNWNGYLLKWLVAVVANAMDDTGCKNHTCLVLTGRQGEYKTTFLDMLCPESLQNYLFTGKIDPQNKDVQTLMAEYLLINIDDQLRALNKRDENELKNLITVNFVKYRRPYDIYIEEYPHRASFMASVNGNDFLTDPTGSRRFLPFEALHIDIDRMKDIDMDEVYGQAFRLYKSGFRYWFDKNETEELNYFNNEFQMQTVEYEMLIKGYEEPDESDTEDCFHTTTDIVNYLQPFCTTRLVVKQMGEALRKSSFKRESRRVNGRPVWGYLLKQVIPVPF, encoded by the coding sequence ATGAAAAGGGATAATGCTCAATACAAGGATCTTCAATCCAACAAGCAATCCAAAAACGAGCGCATCGAAACCTTTCTTCGCAGCGAGTTCGATTTTCGTTTCAATACCGTCAAATCCCGGACAGAGTATAAGGGGAAGGGCTCCGAGAAGCCCTTTTCCGTACTCACCAAGTTCGACATCAACTCCATCCGGCGCATATTGGACAGTAAAGGCGGCATCTATACCTCGCCCGACAACATCCGTAACATCCTGGAGAGCAATTTTGCACCGAAAGTAAATCCCATAAAAGAATACTTCCAAAACCTGCCCGCTTACTCATCCAACGACGACACGTTACCCATTACGGAGCTGGCGAAATGCGTAACGGTTAAAAACACCAACAATTGGAACGGATACCTGCTGAAATGGCTGGTGGCAGTTGTGGCCAATGCAATGGACGATACAGGATGTAAAAACCATACTTGTTTGGTGCTGACCGGCAGGCAGGGAGAGTATAAAACCACTTTTCTGGATATGCTTTGTCCCGAGAGTCTTCAGAATTATCTTTTCACCGGTAAAATCGATCCGCAGAACAAGGACGTCCAAACCCTGATGGCAGAATACCTGCTCATCAACATCGACGACCAGCTCCGGGCATTGAACAAGCGCGACGAGAACGAACTGAAAAATCTCATCACGGTAAATTTTGTCAAGTACCGCCGTCCGTATGATATCTACATCGAAGAATATCCGCATCGGGCGAGCTTTATGGCATCGGTAAACGGGAACGATTTTCTGACCGATCCTACCGGAAGCCGCCGTTTTCTTCCTTTTGAAGCGTTACACATCGATATCGACAGGATGAAGGACATCGATATGGATGAAGTGTACGGCCAGGCTTTTCGGCTGTACAAATCGGGATTCCGGTATTGGTTCGACAAGAATGAGACGGAAGAACTCAACTACTTCAACAACGAGTTTCAGATGCAGACGGTGGAATACGAAATGCTGATAAAGGGATATGAAGAACCGGATGAGAGTGACACCGAAGATTGTTTTCACACCACCACCGATATTGTCAACTACCTGCAACCCTTTTGTACGACCCGCCTTGTCGTAAAACAGATGGGCGAAGCCCTGCGTAAAAGTTCGTTCAAAAGGGAATCGAGACGCGTAAACGGCAGACCCGTTTGGGGTTACTTGCTGAAACAGGTAATCCCCGTGCCGTTTTAA
- a CDS encoding Rieske 2Fe-2S domain-containing protein: MRRSAPVLFITLLLSVVSCVDEASRFTVPYSRVFFRIDVNGLDSDLTFFGHKTFVQGRTVGEQTGYGGLLVFRTAEGSIFAYDLSCPHEDNREVKVQPADNGKAVCPKCGSVFVTMYGLGSVESGPSAEPLQRYTVRKDFGREGVFVITN; encoded by the coding sequence ATGAGAAGATCTGCACCTGTTCTTTTTATCACCCTTCTGCTTTCGGTTGTTTCCTGTGTAGATGAAGCATCCCGGTTTACGGTTCCCTATTCCCGGGTGTTTTTCCGGATCGATGTCAACGGGTTGGATTCCGATTTGACGTTTTTTGGCCACAAGACATTTGTTCAGGGAAGAACCGTTGGAGAACAAACCGGGTATGGAGGGTTACTGGTTTTCAGAACAGCTGAAGGATCGATCTTCGCCTACGATCTTAGTTGTCCCCATGAAGATAACCGTGAGGTCAAGGTGCAGCCTGCCGACAACGGCAAGGCCGTCTGTCCCAAATGCGGCAGTGTGTTTGTTACAATGTACGGGTTAGGTTCGGTTGAGTCGGGGCCGTCCGCCGAACCGTTACAACGTTACACGGTGAGAAAGGATTTCGGGCGTGAAGGAGTTTTTGTGATCACAAATTGA